The following proteins are encoded in a genomic region of Microthrixaceae bacterium:
- a CDS encoding acetolactate synthase large subunit, which translates to MNGAQALIRTLVQAGVDVCFMNPGTSEMHFVAALDDVPEMRGVLALFEGVATGAADGYARIADKPASVLLHLGPGLGNGLANLHNARKGHVPVVNIVGDHATYHKRYDAQLESDIETVAANVSTWIRTSATTAQLPADAAEAVAVAAGPPAQIATHILPADVSWTEGAEPAAPLAPVVPEPINAETVAELAAILGGDESAALFVGGRACRAEALVQASRIVNTTGSKLLAETFPTRIERGAGRVPVDRLAYLAEFATMQLDGLKHLILVDAKSPVSFFAYPGKASDLVPEGCTVHTLAGYGGDPLAALTALAEAVGAAAGSETLQPLDVPELPAGPLSADAVCRTIGALLPEDAIVSDEGNTSGLFAAGHTAGSPAHDWLCLTGGAIGQGLPVAVGAAVAAPNRKVVALQADGAAMYTLQSWWTMARENLDVVTVIFNNASYAVLNMELNRVGATAGGPKAKEMLDLSHPNLDFVALAQGMGVPASRATTAEEFNEQFAAAIAQRGPVVIEAIVPSIL; encoded by the coding sequence ATGAACGGAGCCCAGGCTCTCATCCGCACGCTCGTCCAAGCTGGCGTGGACGTCTGCTTCATGAATCCCGGCACCTCTGAGATGCACTTCGTGGCCGCCTTGGACGACGTGCCCGAGATGCGCGGTGTGCTGGCCCTGTTCGAAGGGGTAGCCACCGGCGCGGCCGACGGTTACGCCCGCATCGCCGACAAGCCGGCCTCGGTGCTGCTCCACCTGGGACCTGGCCTGGGCAACGGTCTCGCCAACCTCCACAACGCCCGCAAGGGCCACGTTCCGGTGGTGAACATCGTGGGCGACCACGCCACGTACCACAAGCGATACGACGCCCAACTCGAGTCCGACATCGAGACCGTGGCCGCCAACGTGTCCACGTGGATCCGCACCTCGGCCACCACAGCACAGCTACCCGCCGATGCCGCCGAAGCTGTGGCCGTGGCAGCTGGCCCCCCGGCCCAGATCGCCACCCACATCCTGCCCGCCGACGTGAGCTGGACCGAAGGAGCCGAGCCCGCCGCACCGCTCGCACCGGTCGTTCCCGAGCCGATCAACGCCGAGACAGTGGCCGAGCTGGCCGCCATCCTCGGTGGCGACGAGTCCGCCGCCTTGTTCGTCGGCGGACGGGCATGTCGGGCCGAGGCGCTGGTCCAAGCCAGTCGCATCGTCAACACCACCGGATCCAAGTTGCTAGCCGAGACCTTCCCCACCCGCATCGAACGGGGAGCGGGTCGGGTACCGGTGGATCGCCTGGCCTATCTCGCAGAGTTCGCGACCATGCAGCTCGACGGCCTGAAGCACCTGATCCTGGTCGACGCCAAGTCGCCGGTGTCGTTCTTCGCCTACCCGGGCAAGGCCAGCGACCTGGTACCGGAGGGCTGCACCGTGCACACCCTGGCCGGATACGGCGGAGACCCCTTGGCTGCGCTCACCGCGCTGGCCGAAGCCGTCGGCGCCGCCGCCGGCAGCGAGACGCTCCAGCCCCTCGACGTGCCCGAACTGCCCGCCGGCCCGCTGTCGGCCGATGCGGTGTGCCGAACGATCGGGGCCCTGCTCCCCGAGGACGCCATCGTGTCCGACGAGGGCAACACCAGCGGCTTGTTCGCCGCCGGTCACACCGCCGGTTCGCCAGCCCACGACTGGCTGTGCCTGACCGGTGGTGCCATCGGGCAGGGCCTGCCGGTGGCGGTGGGTGCGGCGGTGGCCGCACCCAACCGCAAGGTGGTGGCGCTGCAGGCCGACGGCGCCGCCATGTACACCCTCCAGTCGTGGTGGACCATGGCTCGGGAGAACCTCGACGTGGTCACGGTGATCTTCAACAACGCCAGCTACGCCGTGCTCAACATGGAGTTGAACCGGGTGGGTGCCACCGCTGGTGGCCCCAAGGCCAAGGAGATGCTCGACCTCAGCCACCCCAACCTCGACTTCGTCGCCTTGGCTCAGGGCATGGGCGTACCGGCCAGCCGGGCCACCACCGCCGAGGAGTTCAACGAACAGTTCGCGGCGGCCATCGCTCAGCGCGGCCCGGTAGTGATCGAGGCCATCGTCCCCTCGATCCTCTAA
- a CDS encoding adenylate/guanylate cyclase domain-containing protein encodes MTVGVDLVGPRRELDHHGPTAAEGKRLVRRVRVWLALGLTLANLAGIAVVVACVIWVIPGPPVERLGRLVALNIIVALAFCLVAVPSILAWGETWQRTGRRWLREGRDPEPREVTAVLHAPARIFTVHVTAWCLAAVTFTILNTLLDPQMLTRVGFTVFLGGLTTSAFTYLIAERAMRPVAALALTATPVDRPRLPGVVTRTTIAWALGSGVPLLGVVLTGVFALIRPRATETQLSINMIVLGGLGLVVGSWMLWFGTKALAAPLRDLRRAIRALSDGDLEARTVVFDGSELGLLQAGFNEMAIGLEERERIRDLYSRQVGEDVARDSIERGTALGGELCRAAALFVDVVGSTELAASRPANEVVELLNRFFAVVVDEVHAHGGWINKFQGDATLAVFGVPTATGDPAGRALAAARGVARRLPDEVPELGAGVGVAFGPMVAGNIGDERRFEFTVIGDPVNEAARLTELAKTHQPMVLASAAALQAASISERENWRLGEEVTLRGRHTPTRLAVPL; translated from the coding sequence ATGACGGTCGGAGTTGACCTGGTGGGCCCGCGCCGTGAGCTCGATCACCACGGACCCACCGCCGCTGAAGGCAAGCGACTGGTCAGGCGCGTACGGGTCTGGCTGGCCCTGGGGCTGACCCTGGCCAACCTGGCTGGCATCGCCGTGGTGGTGGCCTGTGTGATCTGGGTGATCCCGGGCCCCCCGGTCGAGCGGCTGGGACGCCTCGTGGCGCTCAACATCATCGTGGCGTTGGCTTTCTGCCTGGTGGCGGTGCCCTCGATCCTGGCCTGGGGGGAGACCTGGCAGCGGACGGGTCGACGGTGGCTCAGGGAAGGACGTGACCCCGAACCGCGCGAGGTGACGGCCGTCCTGCACGCGCCGGCACGGATCTTCACCGTGCACGTCACCGCCTGGTGCCTGGCCGCGGTCACCTTCACCATCCTCAACACCCTGCTCGACCCTCAGATGCTGACCCGAGTCGGCTTCACGGTGTTCCTGGGTGGACTAACCACCTCGGCCTTCACCTATCTCATCGCCGAGCGGGCCATGCGCCCGGTGGCAGCCCTCGCCCTGACGGCCACCCCGGTAGATCGCCCCCGCCTACCCGGAGTGGTCACCCGCACCACCATCGCCTGGGCGCTCGGGTCCGGTGTCCCGCTCCTCGGTGTCGTACTGACCGGTGTGTTCGCCCTGATCCGGCCCCGGGCTACCGAGACCCAACTGTCGATCAACATGATCGTGCTGGGGGGACTAGGTCTGGTGGTCGGGTCGTGGATGCTGTGGTTCGGGACCAAGGCTCTGGCTGCACCGCTGCGGGATCTGCGTCGAGCCATCCGAGCCCTGAGCGACGGGGACCTGGAGGCCAGGACCGTCGTGTTCGACGGCAGCGAGCTGGGACTGCTCCAAGCCGGCTTCAACGAGATGGCCATCGGCCTCGAAGAACGGGAACGGATCCGAGACCTGTACTCGAGACAGGTCGGTGAAGATGTGGCCCGAGACTCCATTGAACGAGGCACGGCTCTGGGCGGCGAACTGTGCCGAGCCGCGGCCCTGTTCGTGGACGTGGTGGGGTCCACCGAACTGGCGGCCAGCCGACCGGCCAACGAGGTGGTGGAACTGCTCAACCGGTTCTTCGCGGTGGTGGTCGACGAGGTCCATGCCCACGGCGGTTGGATCAACAAGTTCCAGGGCGATGCGACCCTGGCCGTGTTCGGCGTGCCCACCGCCACCGGAGACCCCGCCGGCAGGGCTTTGGCAGCGGCGCGCGGGGTGGCCCGCCGTCTACCCGACGAGGTACCCGAACTGGGGGCCGGGGTCGGGGTGGCCTTCGGTCCGATGGTCGCCGGCAACATCGGTGACGAACGGCGCTTCGAGTTCACGGTGATCGGCGACCCGGTGAACGAGGCCGCCCGACTCACCGAACTGGCCAAGACCCACCAGCCGATGGTGCTTGCTTCAGCCGCGGCGTTGCAGGCCGCGTCGATCTCCGAACGGGAGAACTGGCGGCTGGGCGAAGAGGTGACCCTGCGGGGTCGTCACACCCCCACCCGCCTGGCGGTTCCGCTGTAG
- a CDS encoding aldo/keto reductase, translating to MPYRRLGRSGLQVSALSFGSWVTFGTQVDTGLAEDCLSVARDAGVNFFDNAEAYAGGESERIMGRAIAALGWERWSYVLTTKVYWGIHGDVPNMRNTLNRKYLMHAIEGSLERLGLDFVDLLYCHRPDPHTTLEETVWAMSDIVASGKALYWGTSEWSADEIRAAWEIAERHHLHKPVVEQPQYNLLERRRVERDYARLYDDIGLGLTTWSPLASGLLTGKYVDGIPEGSRASLPGYEWLRDILVDPDNNAKATKLVEIARRIEVTPSQLAIAWCAANPNVSSVITGASTAAQVRENMGALDALARLTPELKAELEAAVRR from the coding sequence ATGCCCTATCGCCGGCTCGGCCGTTCTGGACTTCAGGTGAGCGCGTTGTCCTTCGGATCCTGGGTGACGTTCGGGACCCAGGTGGACACCGGCCTGGCCGAAGACTGCCTGTCGGTTGCCCGTGATGCCGGTGTCAACTTCTTCGACAACGCCGAGGCCTATGCCGGAGGCGAGTCCGAGCGGATCATGGGCCGCGCCATAGCCGCTCTGGGCTGGGAACGGTGGTCCTACGTGCTCACCACCAAGGTCTACTGGGGCATCCACGGCGACGTGCCGAACATGCGCAACACCCTCAACCGCAAGTACCTGATGCATGCCATCGAGGGTTCATTGGAACGTCTCGGGCTCGATTTCGTGGACCTGCTCTACTGCCACCGACCCGATCCTCACACCACGTTGGAGGAGACGGTGTGGGCCATGAGCGACATCGTCGCATCGGGTAAGGCCCTCTACTGGGGAACATCGGAGTGGTCTGCCGATGAGATCCGGGCCGCGTGGGAGATCGCCGAGCGCCACCACCTGCACAAACCGGTGGTCGAGCAACCCCAGTACAACCTGCTGGAACGCAGGCGGGTGGAACGTGACTACGCCCGCCTGTACGACGACATCGGTCTGGGGCTAACCACGTGGAGCCCGTTGGCATCGGGGCTCCTCACCGGCAAGTACGTCGACGGGATCCCCGAAGGAAGTCGCGCTTCGTTGCCGGGATATGAGTGGCTGCGCGACATCCTCGTGGACCCCGACAACAACGCAAAGGCAACCAAGTTGGTGGAGATCGCTCGGCGCATCGAGGTGACCCCATCTCAGCTCGCCATTGCCTGGTGCGCGGCCAACCCCAACGTGTCCAGCGTGATAACCGGGGCCAGCACCGCCGCTCAGGTGCGAGAGAACATGGGGGCGCTCGACGCTCTGGCGCGGCTCACCCCGGAGCTGAAGGCCGAACTGGAGGCTGCTGTCAGGCGATAG
- a CDS encoding SDR family oxidoreductase, with the protein MGTIVVTGSEGGMGRALRKRLKADGHQVIGVDVAGAEVDADLSTPVGRSAMVERVTECSEGRIDGLVVAAGLQKGDPSTIVSVNHFGAVATIEGLHPLLASSDQASVVVVSSNSTTTMPGYPVALAEACLAGDEPAATALADEPNGAYAASKLALARWSRRAATTERWIGSGIRLNVIAPGFVDTPMTEGGWDFVKAISDIYPIPVGRPGSADEAAGLIAYLLSPEAAFFCGSFIVMDGGTDAALRPDDWPRPLT; encoded by the coding sequence GTGGGAACGATCGTGGTGACCGGCTCTGAAGGCGGCATGGGGCGAGCGCTGAGGAAGCGCCTGAAGGCCGACGGCCATCAGGTGATCGGAGTTGACGTGGCCGGGGCCGAGGTCGATGCCGATCTGTCCACCCCCGTCGGGCGCTCGGCGATGGTCGAACGCGTGACCGAGTGCAGCGAAGGCCGGATCGACGGCCTGGTGGTTGCGGCCGGCCTCCAAAAGGGCGATCCCAGCACCATCGTTTCCGTCAACCACTTCGGGGCGGTAGCAACCATCGAAGGCCTCCACCCACTGCTGGCCAGCTCCGATCAGGCGTCGGTGGTAGTGGTGTCGTCGAACTCGACGACCACCATGCCCGGCTATCCCGTGGCGCTGGCCGAGGCTTGCCTGGCCGGCGACGAGCCAGCGGCTACCGCCCTGGCCGACGAACCCAACGGCGCCTATGCCGCCAGCAAGCTGGCCCTGGCCCGGTGGTCTCGGCGGGCGGCCACCACCGAGCGGTGGATCGGGTCGGGGATCCGTCTGAACGTCATCGCACCTGGCTTCGTCGACACGCCCATGACCGAAGGCGGATGGGACTTCGTCAAGGCCATCAGCGACATCTATCCGATACCGGTGGGGCGGCCCGGGTCGGCCGACGAAGCCGCAGGGCTCATCGCCTACCTGCTGTCGCCCGAAGCCGCCTTCTTCTGCGGCTCGTTCATCGTGATGGACGGCGGCACCGACGCCGCCCTCCGCCCCGACGACTGGCCCCGACCGCTGACCTGA
- a CDS encoding CocE/NonD family hydrolase, giving the protein MDSLLRRIAVAAAVVVAAANPVLVDPASAAAPFNAGGSVNQVYVTGLTPGQDVELNDHDGDLVDAGTADSAGAYLFRKVEAASGYEVTSGGETVDSLTVTDPDDHPDSSWYDAEASAHPILAGYGYLTTRDGTKLSVNVNFPVDAGPGPWPVVVNYSGYDPSKPGNPPSESLLYVAQGYVVVGVNMRGTVCSGGAFEFMEDLQATDGYDLVELLARQSWSNGNIGLTGISYSGYSQLYVAATRPPHLRAITPLSPYSDTYSAILYPGGILNDGFAVEWATDRENGARPAARGWARNRIADGDTVCARNQDLRLQSEPLLERIRSTPFAEHEFDYLNTETFVDRIEVPTYLASQWQDEQTGGSAANLVPLFDPDTEVFASFTNGAHIEPMAPTELVQVMAFTDIYVGHRIPAINPLVAAFAPGILASDIFGSSDTAAFALPPAPFADAPSYAAARAGYEAQPHIRIKWENGAVTGSEGLPVGTAETRHSSWPLDGLEGEQLYLHPDGQLWEFPATVPDGVARAASAYVYDPTTKRRKTLAGDSGEAWRPHPDYRWDPLAEGNSLSYLTAPYSETTAYAGQGSVDLWLRSTAVDTDIEVTLTEVRPDGQEVFIQSGWLRASHRALDPARSTELVPFHTHQAEDAAPLQAGVFTPVRVELFPFAHVIRAGSQIRVNIEAPGGNQPLWMFDTIDGAAVNEIGHSVTSPSRVVLPRVPSAQAPEVPSTLPACTLPDVTTQGVSLRNQPCRPYRPARTPTGVVAVADDDVDSDAPGLVTVYWQAPPGPAPTSYLVIAARQDGDGQDGDPEPVEVVGDLGTVDLTVPRDVAFEVRVIARYGEDDGPSSDASLPVVVRSVTGPTRPIPPTTAPPLSVPGPTTTSTTVSTGPSTAPSTSSVPGSTTSRPGSSSSTTAGPTTTSATTGSTTPAAPGSPTTSPGTSTAPSPSSTSPTSAPGPRPGWVPGSGAAPASGARPVGGRPAYTG; this is encoded by the coding sequence ATGGATTCGTTGCTTCGTCGCATCGCAGTCGCGGCCGCCGTTGTGGTGGCGGCGGCCAATCCGGTTCTGGTGGATCCCGCCTCGGCGGCCGCGCCCTTCAACGCCGGTGGCAGCGTGAACCAGGTGTACGTCACCGGGCTCACACCCGGACAAGACGTGGAGCTGAACGACCACGACGGGGATCTGGTCGATGCCGGAACCGCTGACTCCGCCGGGGCCTACCTGTTTCGCAAGGTCGAAGCGGCCAGCGGGTACGAGGTCACGAGTGGCGGCGAGACGGTCGATTCGCTGACCGTCACCGACCCCGATGATCACCCCGACAGTTCCTGGTACGACGCCGAGGCCTCGGCGCACCCGATCCTGGCCGGCTATGGATACCTGACCACCCGCGACGGCACGAAGCTGTCGGTCAACGTCAACTTCCCGGTCGACGCGGGGCCAGGCCCGTGGCCAGTGGTGGTGAACTACTCGGGATACGACCCCTCCAAACCAGGCAACCCACCCTCGGAGTCGCTGCTCTACGTGGCTCAGGGCTACGTGGTCGTCGGGGTCAACATGCGCGGCACTGTCTGTTCGGGTGGTGCCTTCGAGTTCATGGAGGACCTCCAGGCAACCGACGGCTACGACCTGGTGGAACTCCTGGCCCGCCAGAGCTGGTCCAACGGAAACATCGGGCTCACCGGCATCTCCTACTCCGGCTACAGCCAGCTCTATGTGGCTGCCACCCGGCCCCCCCACCTTCGGGCCATCACGCCGTTGTCGCCCTATTCGGACACCTACAGCGCCATCTTGTACCCGGGAGGCATCCTCAACGACGGGTTCGCGGTGGAGTGGGCCACCGACCGGGAGAACGGGGCCCGGCCCGCAGCCCGGGGCTGGGCCCGCAACCGCATCGCCGATGGCGACACGGTGTGCGCACGCAACCAGGACCTGCGGCTCCAGAGCGAGCCGCTGCTGGAACGCATCCGGTCCACTCCTTTCGCTGAGCACGAGTTCGACTACCTCAACACCGAAACGTTCGTGGATCGGATCGAGGTTCCCACCTACCTGGCCAGCCAGTGGCAAGACGAACAGACCGGTGGCAGCGCCGCCAACCTGGTTCCCTTGTTCGATCCCGACACCGAGGTGTTCGCCAGCTTCACCAACGGTGCTCACATCGAACCAATGGCCCCGACCGAGCTCGTTCAGGTGATGGCGTTCACCGACATCTACGTTGGCCACCGCATCCCCGCCATCAACCCGCTGGTGGCGGCCTTTGCCCCCGGGATCTTGGCGTCCGACATCTTCGGTAGCTCCGATACTGCCGCCTTCGCCTTACCTCCGGCCCCGTTCGCCGATGCTCCCTCCTATGCCGCGGCCCGCGCCGGTTACGAGGCTCAACCTCACATACGCATCAAGTGGGAGAACGGGGCCGTCACCGGATCCGAAGGCCTGCCCGTGGGAACGGCCGAGACCCGTCACTCGTCTTGGCCCCTCGACGGTCTCGAAGGTGAACAGCTCTACCTCCACCCCGACGGGCAGCTCTGGGAGTTCCCGGCAACCGTGCCCGATGGTGTGGCTCGTGCTGCCAGCGCCTACGTCTACGACCCCACCACCAAGCGTCGCAAGACCCTGGCCGGTGACTCTGGTGAGGCCTGGCGCCCTCACCCTGACTACCGCTGGGATCCACTGGCCGAGGGCAACTCGCTCAGCTACCTGACCGCTCCCTACTCCGAGACCACGGCCTACGCCGGGCAGGGTTCGGTGGATCTGTGGCTCCGCTCGACCGCGGTAGACACCGATATCGAGGTGACCCTCACCGAGGTCCGCCCCGACGGGCAAGAGGTCTTCATCCAGAGCGGCTGGCTCCGAGCCAGTCACCGGGCTCTGGATCCGGCCCGATCGACCGAACTGGTGCCGTTCCACACCCATCAGGCCGAAGACGCCGCGCCACTGCAAGCCGGAGTCTTCACCCCGGTTCGGGTCGAGCTGTTTCCCTTCGCCCATGTGATCCGGGCCGGCTCCCAGATCCGGGTGAACATCGAAGCCCCGGGCGGCAACCAGCCGCTGTGGATGTTCGACACGATCGATGGTGCCGCCGTCAACGAGATCGGCCACAGCGTGACGTCTCCATCACGGGTGGTGCTCCCTCGGGTTCCGTCGGCCCAGGCCCCTGAGGTTCCCTCGACCTTGCCGGCATGCACCCTCCCCGACGTGACCACCCAAGGTGTTTCGCTGCGCAACCAGCCGTGTCGCCCGTACCGTCCGGCCCGCACCCCCACCGGGGTCGTAGCGGTCGCCGATGATGACGTCGACTCGGACGCACCCGGGCTGGTCACCGTGTACTGGCAAGCTCCTCCGGGGCCGGCACCGACCTCCTACCTGGTGATCGCCGCTCGCCAGGACGGTGACGGCCAGGACGGCGATCCCGAGCCGGTCGAGGTGGTCGGAGACCTCGGCACGGTCGACCTGACGGTGCCGAGAGACGTTGCTTTCGAGGTGCGGGTGATCGCCCGCTATGGCGAGGACGACGGCCCATCGTCGGATGCGTCGTTGCCGGTGGTGGTGCGGTCGGTGACCGGACCGACCCGACCGATTCCTCCCACCACCGCGCCGCCCCTGTCGGTGCCGGGCCCGACCACCACGTCGACCACCGTGTCGACCGGTCCGTCCACGGCTCCGAGCACCTCGTCGGTCCCTGGTTCGACCACGTCACGACCGGGTTCGTCGAGCTCCACGACAGCGGGCCCGACCACCACTTCCGCGACGACTGGTTCGACGACGCCAGCGGCTCCGGGTTCGCCGACAACCTCTCCGGGTACCTCGACCGCGCCGTCGCCGAGCTCGACTTCGCCCACGTCGGCACCGGGTCCTCGGCCCGGGTGGGTTCCAGGATCGGGTGCAGCCCCGGCGAGCGGTGCCAGGCCGGTCGGGGGGAGACCGGCCTACACCGGCTGA
- a CDS encoding VOC family protein, producing MSIHHLQLWVPDLARAERSWGWLLDRLGYEMERRWDHGRLWRGPHSAIVIEASPDMVPGMLYSRLRPGMNHVAFRVDSTDDLIRLLEDAPSAGWTPLPDQRHPVGATVTVAYLEDADGFEVELVAPDPA from the coding sequence ATGTCGATACACCACCTCCAACTCTGGGTCCCCGATCTGGCCCGGGCCGAACGGTCCTGGGGGTGGCTGCTGGATCGCCTTGGTTACGAGATGGAGCGGCGCTGGGACCATGGACGCCTGTGGCGGGGGCCGCACTCGGCGATCGTGATCGAGGCGTCGCCGGACATGGTCCCCGGGATGCTGTACTCCCGACTTCGGCCCGGAATGAACCATGTGGCCTTCCGGGTGGACAGCACCGACGATCTGATTCGCCTGCTGGAGGATGCCCCCAGCGCCGGGTGGACTCCGCTACCCGACCAGCGCCACCCGGTGGGAGCCACCGTCACGGTGGCCTATCTCGAGGACGCTGACGGCTTCGAGGTCGAGCTGGTGGCCCCCGACCCGGCCTGA
- a CDS encoding FAD-binding protein, whose amino-acid sequence MTVDTAGLTASLEAVVGAGQVLTGDDISEDLTHDEVLGMPGVRPAAVVRPADSDEVAAVVAWANQNRVPVTARGAGTGMSGACIPHADGILISFDRMRSILEIDLDNHVAVVQPGVTLLELDEALKPHGLIYPVQPGENSASLGGNVATNAGGMRAVRYGVTRSQVLGLTAVLGTGEVIRTGGKFVKATSGYDLTQLIIGSEGTLAVVTEVILRLHPRMTHGATVLVPFPDLAHVAGSIPPIVGSGLNPTILEYIDFITMSAITASAGLDLGVPQEVKDAAMAYLVVVLENHVDSRVEEDTATLAEMCADLGGLDVYVLPPAAGAALIDAREKAFWTAKAMNANEIVDVVVPRAEIPAFLDRCQAIAAQYESFVVGCGHAGDGNVHLSVFQTDPAKCHATMHDILSTGVELGGAVSGEHGIGRAKKAHLAATEDPAKLDLMRRIKTAFDPSDILNPGAIFD is encoded by the coding sequence ATGACGGTCGACACAGCCGGACTCACCGCATCGCTCGAGGCCGTCGTCGGTGCCGGTCAGGTGCTCACCGGAGACGACATCTCCGAGGACCTCACCCACGACGAGGTCCTGGGCATGCCCGGCGTCCGGCCCGCGGCGGTGGTGCGCCCCGCCGACTCCGACGAGGTCGCCGCCGTCGTGGCCTGGGCCAACCAGAACCGGGTGCCGGTCACCGCCCGGGGCGCGGGTACGGGCATGTCGGGCGCGTGCATCCCCCATGCCGATGGGATCCTCATCTCCTTCGACCGGATGCGCTCCATCCTCGAGATCGATCTGGATAACCACGTGGCCGTGGTGCAGCCGGGTGTGACCCTGCTCGAACTCGACGAGGCCCTCAAGCCTCACGGACTGATCTACCCGGTGCAACCCGGGGAGAACTCGGCCAGCCTGGGCGGCAACGTCGCCACCAATGCCGGCGGGATGCGCGCCGTCCGCTACGGCGTCACCCGCTCCCAGGTGTTGGGTCTTACCGCGGTCTTGGGTACCGGCGAGGTGATCCGTACCGGTGGCAAGTTCGTCAAGGCCACGTCGGGGTACGACCTGACCCAGCTCATCATCGGTTCAGAAGGAACGCTGGCCGTGGTCACCGAGGTGATCTTGCGGCTCCATCCCCGCATGACCCACGGTGCCACCGTGTTGGTGCCGTTCCCTGATCTGGCCCACGTGGCCGGATCAATCCCACCCATCGTCGGGTCGGGACTGAACCCCACCATCCTCGAGTACATCGACTTCATCACCATGAGCGCCATCACCGCCAGCGCCGGCCTTGATCTCGGCGTACCGCAGGAGGTGAAGGACGCGGCCATGGCCTACCTGGTGGTGGTGTTGGAGAACCACGTCGACAGCCGCGTAGAGGAAGACACGGCCACCCTGGCTGAGATGTGCGCCGACCTCGGCGGGCTCGACGTGTATGTCCTCCCCCCGGCCGCCGGTGCTGCCCTGATCGACGCCCGCGAAAAGGCGTTCTGGACAGCCAAGGCCATGAACGCCAACGAGATCGTGGACGTGGTGGTGCCCCGGGCCGAGATCCCGGCCTTCCTCGACCGATGCCAGGCCATCGCCGCCCAGTACGAATCGTTCGTGGTCGGGTGTGGTCACGCTGGCGACGGCAACGTCCACCTGTCGGTGTTCCAGACCGACCCGGCGAAGTGCCACGCCACCATGCACGACATCTTGTCCACCGGCGTAGAGCTCGGTGGCGCGGTATCGGGCGAGCACGGCATCGGCCGGGCCAAGAAAGCCCACTTGGCCGCCACCGAAGACCCGGCCAAGCTCGACCTGATGCGCCGGATAAAGACCGCCTTCGACCCCTCCGACATCCTCAACCCTGGCGCCATCTTCGACTGA